The following are encoded in a window of Elusimicrobiota bacterium genomic DNA:
- a CDS encoding glycosyltransferase family 2 protein — MSLREGMILAAFGVVFYTYLGYPFLLWVLSRFKPREKKQAPYTPAATVLIAAHNEEKWIEPTLRSLLNSDYPADLLDIVVVSDASTDRTEEMVRSLHDPRVRWHQMPRRGGKTKALREGVHQTNRDFIVLADASSLFAPSAVRNLLRHFQDPRVGSVVGRKGILRTGTSLAAAEGSYWHYDALLREWESRTGGSWVGCEGTITAVRKSNYDLDFGDDLAEDYSMCCRIYERGLINRFDSQAVAFEASAQDMLMEFRRRIRVCVRGIRALFAFGYLLNPIKHPAYFWQNISHRLLRWIVPVLLVFILGASAGAPSPWIQGLFYSQIIFYGFAGLGILFKWRGRPLYRWAAFPAFFVTLNGAALVSWFLVARKYGVWDRTEHESVGPVRTPKDGNLG, encoded by the coding sequence TTGTCTTTGAGAGAAGGAATGATCCTGGCGGCCTTTGGCGTTGTGTTCTATACCTATTTGGGATACCCCTTTCTTCTGTGGGTGTTGTCTCGATTTAAACCACGGGAGAAAAAACAGGCTCCTTACACCCCCGCGGCCACGGTCTTAATTGCCGCGCACAATGAAGAGAAATGGATTGAACCGACCCTTCGGTCGTTATTGAATTCGGATTATCCTGCGGATCTGTTGGATATCGTGGTGGTCTCCGATGCTTCCACGGACAGGACCGAGGAGATGGTTCGGTCTCTTCATGATCCGCGCGTGCGCTGGCACCAAATGCCCAGGCGGGGCGGAAAAACGAAGGCCCTCCGCGAGGGGGTTCATCAGACGAACCGTGATTTCATTGTTTTGGCTGACGCGAGTAGTCTTTTTGCACCTTCGGCTGTTCGAAATCTTTTGCGGCATTTTCAAGATCCCCGGGTGGGTTCTGTGGTGGGGAGAAAGGGGATTCTCCGTACTGGCACTTCTTTGGCTGCTGCGGAAGGGTCTTATTGGCACTATGACGCTCTTCTTCGTGAATGGGAAAGCCGAACGGGCGGCTCTTGGGTGGGGTGTGAAGGAACGATCACTGCTGTCCGAAAGTCAAACTATGATTTGGATTTTGGAGATGATTTGGCCGAGGATTATTCCATGTGTTGTCGTATTTACGAACGCGGATTGATCAATCGCTTTGATTCCCAGGCTGTGGCGTTCGAAGCCTCTGCCCAGGATATGCTCATGGAATTCCGGCGCCGTATTCGCGTCTGTGTGCGGGGGATACGGGCTTTATTCGCTTTTGGATATTTATTGAATCCCATCAAACACCCAGCCTATTTCTGGCAAAACATATCTCACCGCCTTCTCCGATGGATTGTTCCTGTTCTTCTGGTGTTCATTCTGGGTGCCAGCGCTGGGGCCCCCTCGCCTTGGATTCAGGGGCTCTTTTATTCCCAAATCATTTTCTATGGTTTCGCTGGACTGGGGATACTCTTTAAGTGGCGAGGTCGTCCTCTTTATCGGTGGGCGGCTTTTCCGGCATTCTTTGTGACTCTGAATGGAGCGGCTTTGGTTTCGTGGTTTCTCGTGGCACGGAAATACGGTGTCTGGGACCGGACTGAACACGAATCCGTTGGTCCGGTTCGGACGCCTAAGGACGGAAATCTAGGTTAA
- a CDS encoding glycosyltransferase family 2 protein, whose product MPPKMAPGLYFLVLVPCHNEEPNLKALAETFSRQDYSHDQFEVVIIADHCTDRTAEVARSLGMRVVERCDGPRSWRGAAVNDVLSTHLINETFDGLVLLDVDAQVEPDFLTRVERYLIAGIPALQCATRTKNPTESSLSQVGDLIQVLIRNHQRGLSLRGNAPFIIGSHGVVLSRKTLDLLEWRTNTDQLADDAELGFLCFLKGIPFSYAPDIAVANEVVPGAQILQRQRRRWSQSSLNLIPRYAWPLFLRALRGDQGAWAMLFGVLLIPAFSTLLFLSAGLSLLFGFLGFWYGPFFVLASVTLLVTGAHVVYLLWSLSRGGRSLRARDVRGLVIYCGVRFISLLQAPFAVKSNRFTPASHVKENP is encoded by the coding sequence GTGCCCCCTAAAATGGCCCCTGGCCTCTATTTTTTGGTGCTGGTTCCTTGTCACAACGAAGAACCGAATCTGAAGGCGTTAGCGGAAACGTTTTCTCGGCAAGATTATTCCCATGATCAATTTGAAGTGGTCATCATTGCCGATCATTGCACGGATCGGACGGCGGAGGTTGCCCGGTCGTTAGGGATGCGGGTGGTTGAACGCTGTGACGGACCTCGCTCGTGGCGTGGAGCGGCGGTGAACGATGTCCTGTCCACCCACTTGATCAACGAAACCTTTGATGGGCTAGTTCTTTTAGACGTGGACGCGCAAGTGGAGCCTGATTTTCTCACACGTGTGGAACGGTATTTAATCGCAGGGATCCCCGCCTTGCAATGCGCCACCCGGACAAAAAACCCAACGGAATCTTCTTTGTCACAGGTGGGTGATTTGATTCAGGTGTTGATCCGAAACCATCAACGGGGGCTCTCTTTGCGAGGAAACGCCCCTTTCATCATCGGTAGTCACGGGGTGGTTCTGAGTCGAAAAACTTTGGACCTTTTGGAATGGCGGACCAACACCGATCAATTAGCTGATGACGCAGAGCTTGGGTTCCTTTGTTTTCTTAAAGGGATCCCCTTCTCTTACGCTCCCGACATTGCCGTTGCCAATGAGGTTGTGCCGGGCGCCCAGATCCTTCAGCGCCAACGTCGGCGATGGAGCCAATCCAGTCTGAATTTGATCCCCCGTTACGCCTGGCCGCTCTTCCTCCGGGCACTGCGTGGAGATCAAGGGGCCTGGGCGATGCTGTTCGGTGTTTTGTTGATCCCGGCGTTCTCCACCCTGCTTTTCCTATCCGCGGGGTTATCGTTGTTGTTTGGTTTCTTGGGTTTTTGGTACGGACCATTCTTTGTTTTGGCCAGCGTCACTCTATTGGTGACAGGGGCCCATGTGGTCTACCTCCTTTGGTCCCTTTCAAGGGGGGGGCGTTCCTTGAGAGCCCGGGACGTGCGGGGTCTTGTTATTTATTGCGGGGTGAGGTTTATTTCTTTGCTTCAGGCGCCCTTTGCCGTAAAATCCAATCGATTTACCCCCGCCTCCCACGTGAAGGAGAACCCTTAA
- the asnB gene encoding asparagine synthase (glutamine-hydrolyzing): MCGISGIYHPHHIPNNRSRLLRQMTGAMTHRGPDEDGFYENPSVSLGMRRLNVIDLTTGSQPIANEDGSVHVVFNGEIYGHDALRDNLQAQGHVFRSTSDTEVLVHLYEEYGLDLFEHMDGMFAFALWDQNRKRLVVGRDRFGIKPLFFTVPRPDGEFAFSSELRPLLGLPTVSKTWDPIALDQYFTLSYILHPRSVYRDIRKLQPGHLLCVEEGRFKEIPYWTFPENLPALGPVEAGGALDRALSSSVKDMMRSDVPLGAFLSGGLDSSTVVYHMAAHSARPIQTFSVRYDESSFDEGLLARETAQRLGTEHHEIWARPEDIRLLPETMSSFGEPFADPSQIPTHLVSGLARRHVTVALSGDGGDEILGGYLTYVASLLADRVGRLPWAGREFLRWCAHRMPVSHGRVSFDYKIKKFMDGCELPPLERHAAWKFIFTPQDKQSLYSTTFKKEVASVLNQPVFDQWKGLFDPTVRSSVHAYQNLDIKTFLVDNNLTKVDRMSMAHSLEVRVPFLDLRVIEATRRMASSHRVQGWQTKVLLRKIMKGRLSSEVLTGAKKGFAVPLASWLKGPAKVFSENMLRPERLGKSGILNPKFVSEVAQRHARGDRDMNRQLWNLICFQTWFEGSEVSTCL, from the coding sequence ATGTGCGGCATCAGTGGAATTTATCATCCGCATCACATCCCCAACAATCGTTCGCGGTTATTACGACAAATGACCGGGGCCATGACCCACCGTGGTCCGGATGAAGACGGGTTCTATGAGAACCCCTCCGTTTCTCTGGGCATGCGTCGGTTGAATGTGATCGATCTTACCACGGGATCTCAACCCATCGCCAATGAGGACGGTAGCGTTCATGTGGTGTTCAATGGCGAAATTTATGGTCACGACGCGCTTCGGGATAACCTTCAGGCACAGGGGCATGTGTTCCGTTCTACTTCTGATACGGAAGTCCTTGTTCATCTGTATGAGGAGTATGGATTGGATCTTTTTGAACACATGGATGGCATGTTCGCCTTTGCTCTTTGGGACCAGAATCGGAAACGGTTGGTTGTGGGGCGGGACCGATTTGGGATTAAACCGTTGTTTTTTACCGTTCCCCGGCCTGACGGGGAATTCGCGTTTTCATCGGAACTACGTCCCTTGTTGGGGTTGCCCACTGTTTCTAAAACATGGGATCCCATTGCCCTCGACCAATATTTTACGCTTTCCTATATTCTTCACCCCCGTTCGGTCTATCGCGATATCCGCAAACTTCAACCAGGTCATTTGCTCTGTGTGGAGGAGGGACGGTTTAAGGAAATTCCTTATTGGACGTTTCCAGAAAATCTTCCAGCTCTGGGCCCGGTGGAGGCAGGGGGGGCCTTGGACAGGGCCCTCTCCTCTTCTGTGAAGGATATGATGCGAAGTGATGTTCCCCTAGGTGCTTTCTTAAGTGGAGGACTGGATTCTAGTACGGTGGTTTACCACATGGCCGCTCACAGTGCCCGGCCCATCCAAACCTTTTCGGTTCGTTACGATGAATCTTCTTTTGATGAGGGGCTCCTGGCCCGTGAAACCGCCCAACGGTTGGGTACGGAACACCACGAAATATGGGCACGTCCGGAAGATATACGTCTTTTACCCGAAACCATGTCGTCCTTTGGAGAACCCTTCGCGGATCCTTCCCAAATCCCCACTCATCTGGTGTCGGGGTTGGCGCGGCGCCATGTCACCGTGGCTCTTTCCGGTGATGGGGGCGATGAGATTTTGGGGGGCTATTTGACCTATGTGGCCTCCCTGTTGGCCGATCGTGTGGGGAGACTCCCATGGGCAGGACGGGAATTTCTCCGTTGGTGTGCTCACCGGATGCCCGTATCCCACGGGCGCGTGAGTTTTGATTACAAGATAAAAAAATTCATGGATGGGTGCGAACTCCCTCCGTTAGAGCGTCACGCGGCCTGGAAATTCATTTTCACACCTCAGGATAAACAAAGCCTCTATTCCACAACATTTAAAAAGGAGGTCGCTTCTGTTTTGAATCAACCTGTCTTTGATCAGTGGAAGGGTCTTTTCGATCCGACGGTTCGCTCATCGGTCCATGCGTATCAAAATTTGGATATAAAAACATTTCTGGTGGATAATAATTTAACGAAAGTGGATCGAATGAGCATGGCCCATTCGCTGGAAGTGCGCGTTCCCTTTTTGGATCTCCGTGTTATTGAAGCCACGCGCCGCATGGCTTCGAGCCACAGGGTTCAGGGGTGGCAAACAAAAGTGTTATTGAGAAAGATTATGAAAGGGCGACTGTCATCGGAAGTCCTGACTGGAGCTAAGAAAGGATTTGCTGTTCCCCTCGCTTCTTGGCTGAAGGGCCCCGCCAAAGTGTTTTCGGAAAATATGCTTCGCCCGGAACGTCTGGGAAAATCAGGGATATTAAATCCTAAATTCGTGAGCGAGGTGGCCCAGCGCCACGCGCGGGGAGATCGCGACATGAATCGTCAACTGTGGAACCTGATTTGTTTCCAAACGTGGTTTGAAGGAAGTGAGGTGTCGACTTGTCTTTGA